From Amycolatopsis sp. cg9, one genomic window encodes:
- a CDS encoding sugar ABC transporter ATP-binding protein, whose amino-acid sequence MTRQDPGPAPLLEVRGVTKSFGAVAAVAGVSFGLYAGEAHALVGENGAGKSTIVKMLAGVHKPDDGTLLLDGRPVEFGSPAAAKAAGIAVIYQEPTLFPDLSVAENIVMGRHPRAGLGRIDRAAIRAEAERLFARLGVRIDPARPARGLSIADQQIVEIAKALSADARVLVMDEPTAALTQIEVERLFAVARTLRQEGAAIMFISHRFEEITALCQRVTIMRDGRHVSTDLLEDVTVDEMVKRMVGRDLDALFPKQDVEPGAVVLEVEGLARAGVFRDISFSVRAGEIVAFAGLVGSGRSEVVQAVFGVDERDAGVVKVSGKKLKPHSSRAAMGAGMALVPEDRRQQGLIMDLSIERNVTLPRSRALAKLGFLTGASERQEARRWTERLRTKYRRLGDPVGTLSGGNQQKVVLAKWLAMAPKVLIVDEPTRGIDVGTKAEVHRLMSALAAEGVAIVMVSSELPEVLGMADRVLVMREGRIVAELPRADATEDAVMFAAMGQGAAA is encoded by the coding sequence CCGTCGCGGCGGTCGCCGGCGTGAGCTTCGGCCTGTACGCCGGCGAAGCCCACGCGCTGGTGGGGGAGAACGGTGCCGGCAAGTCCACGATCGTGAAGATGCTCGCCGGGGTGCACAAGCCCGACGACGGCACCTTGCTCCTGGACGGCCGGCCGGTCGAGTTCGGCTCCCCGGCCGCCGCGAAAGCCGCCGGCATCGCGGTGATCTACCAGGAACCCACGCTCTTCCCCGACCTCTCGGTCGCGGAGAACATCGTGATGGGCCGCCACCCCCGCGCCGGCCTCGGCCGGATCGACCGGGCGGCGATCCGCGCCGAGGCCGAGCGCCTCTTCGCCCGGCTCGGCGTCCGGATCGACCCGGCCCGCCCCGCGCGCGGCCTCTCCATCGCCGACCAGCAGATCGTCGAGATCGCCAAGGCGCTCAGCGCCGACGCCCGCGTGCTGGTGATGGACGAGCCGACCGCGGCACTTACCCAGATCGAGGTCGAGCGGCTCTTCGCCGTCGCCAGGACACTGCGCCAGGAAGGCGCGGCGATCATGTTCATCTCCCACCGCTTCGAGGAGATCACCGCGCTCTGCCAGCGCGTCACGATCATGCGCGACGGCCGGCACGTCTCCACCGACCTGCTCGAAGACGTCACGGTCGACGAGATGGTCAAGCGGATGGTCGGCCGCGACCTCGACGCGCTGTTCCCCAAGCAGGACGTCGAACCCGGCGCGGTCGTCCTCGAAGTCGAGGGACTGGCCAGGGCAGGCGTCTTCCGCGACATCTCCTTCTCGGTGCGGGCGGGCGAGATCGTCGCGTTCGCCGGCCTGGTCGGCTCCGGCCGCTCCGAGGTAGTCCAGGCCGTCTTCGGCGTCGACGAGCGCGACGCGGGCGTCGTCAAGGTGAGCGGGAAGAAGCTCAAGCCGCACTCGTCGCGGGCCGCGATGGGCGCCGGCATGGCCCTCGTGCCCGAGGACCGGCGCCAGCAGGGCCTGATCATGGACCTGTCGATCGAACGGAACGTGACGCTGCCGCGGTCGCGCGCCCTGGCGAAGCTCGGCTTCCTGACCGGCGCGAGCGAACGGCAGGAAGCCCGCCGCTGGACCGAACGCCTGCGCACCAAGTACCGCCGCCTCGGCGACCCGGTCGGGACGCTGTCGGGCGGCAACCAGCAGAAGGTCGTGCTGGCCAAGTGGCTGGCGATGGCGCCGAAGGTGCTGATCGTGGACGAACCGACCCGCGGCATCGACGTCGGCACGAAGGCCGAGGTGCACCGGCTGATGTCGGCGCTGGCCGCCGAAGGCGTCGCGATCGTCATGGTCTCCTCGGAACTGCCCGAGGTGCTCGGCATGGCCGACCGCGTCCTCGTGATGCGGGAAGGCCGGATCGTGGCCGAGCTCCCGCGCGCCGACGCGACCGAAGACGCCGTCATGTTCGCCGCGATGGGCCAGGGAGCCGCCGCATGA
- a CDS encoding ABC transporter permease, which yields MTATKEAPVTREPAVHSGRSWAANVFKARESGIVLALIVLVAFTATQNSRFLSGQSIRDILLGTAILAVLAVGQAVVMITRNIDLSVGSVLGLSAFAVGTLMKDNPGLPVLVAVLAGLAVGAVCGLLNGALVRFGQVPALVVTLGTLYAFRGVSYFWAGGQQINADKLPASFLDFGTASVLGVPWLVLIALLVLVAAGIVLRSYPAGRELYAMGSSPQAAELAGIRVGRNTIAAFLVSGALAGLAGVLFAARFGTVDAAAGTGYELNVVAAAVVGGVAVFGGSGSVWGAGLGALLLTVIGSALAVLDINQFWQQAIVGALILLAIGADRLVAVRVAKALKKRDSHV from the coding sequence ATGACCGCGACCAAGGAGGCACCCGTGACCAGGGAGCCGGCTGTCCACTCCGGACGATCGTGGGCCGCGAACGTCTTCAAGGCGCGCGAATCCGGCATCGTCCTCGCCCTGATCGTGCTCGTTGCGTTCACCGCGACGCAGAACTCCCGGTTCCTGTCCGGGCAGAGCATCCGCGACATCCTGCTGGGCACCGCGATCCTGGCGGTGCTCGCCGTCGGGCAGGCGGTCGTGATGATCACCCGCAACATCGACCTGTCGGTCGGCTCGGTGCTCGGCCTGTCGGCGTTCGCGGTCGGCACGCTGATGAAGGACAACCCGGGCCTGCCGGTGCTCGTCGCCGTGCTGGCCGGCCTCGCCGTCGGCGCGGTGTGCGGGCTCCTCAACGGCGCGCTCGTGCGGTTCGGCCAGGTGCCCGCGCTGGTCGTCACCCTCGGCACGCTCTACGCCTTCCGCGGCGTCAGCTACTTCTGGGCCGGCGGCCAGCAGATCAACGCCGACAAGCTGCCGGCGTCCTTCCTGGACTTCGGCACGGCGTCGGTGCTCGGTGTGCCGTGGCTGGTCCTCATCGCGCTGCTGGTGCTGGTGGCCGCCGGGATCGTGCTGCGCAGCTACCCGGCCGGGCGCGAGCTGTACGCGATGGGGTCGAGCCCGCAGGCCGCGGAGCTGGCCGGCATCCGGGTCGGGCGCAACACCATCGCCGCGTTCCTCGTCAGCGGCGCCCTCGCCGGGCTCGCCGGCGTCCTGTTCGCGGCCCGGTTCGGCACCGTGGACGCGGCCGCCGGCACCGGCTACGAGCTCAACGTCGTCGCCGCGGCGGTCGTCGGCGGGGTCGCGGTGTTCGGCGGCAGCGGCTCGGTCTGGGGCGCCGGCCTCGGCGCGCTCCTGCTGACCGTCATCGGCAGCGCTCTCGCCGTCCTCGACATCAACCAGTTCTGGCAGCAGGCGATCGTCGGCGCGCTGATCCTGCTGGCCATCGGCGCCGACCGGCTGGTCGCCGTGCGCGTCGCCAAGGCACTGAAGAAGAGGGATTCCCATGTCTGA
- a CDS encoding ABC transporter permease: MSDQGNRLGRLFSWDAAVVLVTVIVLVVASGAVENFGTSRNFTFLLLDLLPIALVALPMTFIIVTGEIDLSVASTLGLTSAVLGSLWDAGLSIETIIPLCIVLGAVLGALNGFFVTVLKLPSLAVTIGTLALYRGLAFVVLGDGAVADFPRAYTSWVTGTIGDGPVPNVLIPLVVAAVIFGVVLHATPIGRGVFAAGAGEQAARFAGIRTGRLKFWLYVVSGAVAGLAGVLWTLRYSSARADNGFGLELAVVAAVLLGGVSIFGGKGTLPGVLAGVVLLASLQNALRLQDVSNEALNIVTGVLLIVSVLLPNIVSSARTAVRRRRQVTPER; this comes from the coding sequence ATGTCTGACCAAGGGAACCGGCTCGGCCGGCTGTTCAGCTGGGACGCCGCCGTGGTGCTGGTGACGGTGATCGTCCTGGTCGTGGCCTCCGGCGCGGTCGAGAACTTCGGCACCAGCCGCAACTTCACCTTCCTGCTGCTCGACCTGCTCCCGATCGCGCTGGTCGCGCTGCCGATGACGTTCATCATCGTCACCGGCGAGATCGACCTGTCGGTGGCGAGCACGCTGGGGCTGACGTCCGCGGTGCTGGGCTCGCTGTGGGACGCGGGGCTGTCGATCGAGACGATCATCCCGCTGTGCATCGTGCTCGGCGCGGTCCTCGGCGCGCTGAACGGCTTCTTCGTCACCGTGCTGAAACTGCCTTCGCTCGCCGTCACCATCGGCACCCTGGCGCTGTACCGCGGCCTGGCCTTCGTGGTGCTCGGCGACGGCGCGGTCGCCGACTTCCCCCGGGCCTACACGAGCTGGGTCACCGGGACCATCGGCGACGGCCCGGTCCCGAACGTCCTGATCCCGCTGGTCGTGGCGGCGGTCATCTTCGGGGTCGTGCTGCACGCGACCCCGATCGGCCGCGGCGTCTTCGCGGCCGGGGCCGGCGAACAGGCGGCCCGGTTCGCCGGCATCCGCACCGGGCGGCTCAAGTTCTGGCTGTACGTCGTGAGCGGCGCGGTCGCGGGGCTCGCCGGGGTGCTGTGGACCCTGCGGTACTCCAGCGCCCGCGCCGACAACGGCTTCGGCCTCGAACTCGCCGTCGTGGCCGCCGTGCTCCTCGGCGGCGTGTCCATCTTCGGCGGCAAGGGCACGCTGCCCGGCGTGCTCGCCGGGGTGGTCCTGCTGGCGTCCCTGCAGAACGCGCTGCGCCTGCAGGACGTGTCCAACGAGGCCCTCAACATCGTGACCGGCGTGCTCCTCATCGTGTCGGTCCTGCTCCCCAACATCGTGTCCTCGGCCCGCACGGCAGTGCGGCGCCGTCGGCAGGTAACTCCGGAAAGGTGA
- the rhaS gene encoding rhamnose ABC transporter substrate-binding protein codes for MSRRFLTGAVSAGLVLVLAACGGTTKNDNAGSGASASTAAANPNAAAQEGVKMAFLPKQLNNPYSDIEVSGGKEALGELKGEYKLVGPNDASASSQVSYINTLIQQQQDVIGIAANDPNAVCPSLNQARSAGIKVVAFDSDAAKDCRDVFINQATTQGIGEALAKQAKDLSGGSGEIAVLSATPNATNQNAWIEVLKKELAKPEYAGIKLDKVAYGNDDDQKSFQEAQGLLQSFPNLKVIVSPTTVGIAAAARYVSSSSYKGKVAVTGLGTPNQMRAFVKDGTVKQFALWNPADIGYLAAYAGVALKSGQITGKEGEKFKAGKLGDYTIGASGEIVLGPPTTFDANNIDKFNF; via the coding sequence ATGTCCCGACGGTTCCTCACCGGCGCAGTGTCGGCCGGGCTGGTGCTGGTCCTGGCCGCCTGCGGCGGCACGACCAAGAACGACAACGCCGGTTCCGGCGCGAGTGCGTCCACGGCCGCGGCGAACCCGAACGCCGCGGCGCAGGAGGGCGTCAAGATGGCGTTCCTGCCCAAGCAGCTCAACAACCCCTACAGCGACATCGAGGTCAGCGGCGGCAAGGAGGCGCTGGGCGAGCTGAAGGGCGAGTACAAGCTGGTCGGGCCGAACGACGCCAGCGCGTCGTCGCAGGTCAGCTACATCAACACGCTGATCCAGCAGCAGCAGGACGTCATCGGCATCGCCGCGAACGACCCGAACGCCGTGTGCCCGTCGCTCAACCAGGCCCGCAGCGCCGGCATCAAGGTCGTCGCGTTCGACTCCGACGCGGCGAAGGACTGCCGCGACGTCTTCATCAACCAGGCCACCACCCAGGGCATCGGCGAGGCGCTGGCGAAGCAGGCGAAGGACCTCTCCGGCGGGTCCGGCGAGATCGCGGTCCTGTCCGCGACGCCTAACGCCACGAACCAGAACGCCTGGATCGAGGTGCTGAAGAAGGAACTGGCCAAGCCGGAGTACGCGGGCATCAAGCTGGACAAGGTCGCCTACGGCAACGACGACGACCAGAAGTCGTTCCAGGAGGCCCAGGGCCTGCTGCAGTCGTTCCCGAACCTCAAGGTGATCGTCTCGCCGACCACCGTGGGCATCGCGGCGGCCGCGCGCTACGTCAGCTCGTCGAGCTACAAGGGCAAGGTCGCGGTGACCGGCCTGGGTACGCCGAACCAGATGCGCGCCTTCGTCAAGGACGGCACCGTGAAGCAGTTCGCGCTGTGGAACCCGGCCGACATCGGCTACCTCGCCGCGTACGCCGGGGTCGCGCTCAAGTCCGGCCAGATCACCGGCAAGGAAGGCGAGAAGTTCAAGGCGGGCAAGCTCGGCGACTACACGATCGGCGCGAGCGGTGAGATCGTCCTCGGCCCGCCGACGACGTTCGACGCGAACAACATCGACAAGTTCAACTTCTGA
- a CDS encoding L-rhamnose mutarotase has translation MPRYCFCLQVKPDRKAEYAERHRAVWPEMRQALHDTGWRNYSLFLRDDGLLIGYVEADDLEAARAAMAETDVNTRWQAEMAEFFTGLDGAAPDEGFQLLDEVFHLDVREGQ, from the coding sequence ATGCCACGGTACTGCTTCTGCCTCCAGGTCAAGCCCGACCGGAAAGCCGAGTACGCCGAGCGGCACCGAGCGGTGTGGCCGGAGATGCGGCAGGCCCTGCACGACACCGGCTGGCGCAACTATTCGCTGTTCCTCCGCGACGACGGCCTGCTGATCGGGTACGTCGAGGCGGACGACCTCGAAGCCGCGCGGGCCGCCATGGCGGAGACCGACGTCAACACCCGCTGGCAGGCGGAGATGGCGGAGTTCTTCACCGGTCTTGACGGCGCCGCGCCGGATGAAGGGTTCCAGCTGCTCGACGAGGTCTTCCACCTCGACGTCCGGGAAGGACAGTGA
- the rhaI gene encoding L-rhamnose isomerase, which produces MIAVDVKAALRAQRIETPSWAYANSGTRFKVFPQPGVPRTAEEKIADAATVHRFTGVAPSVALHIPWDRVDDFGALTAYARDLGIEIGAINTNVFQDEDYKLGSVTNPDAGIRRKATDHLLEAISIMDATGSRDLKLWFSDGINYPGQDDIRDRQDRLAAALRETYERLGENQRMLLEYKLFEPAFYATDVPDWGTSYAHCVELGEKATVCIDTGHHAPGTNIEFIVAFLLRAGKLGAFDFNSRFYADDDLMVGAADPFQLFRIMYEIVRGEALDPSYGIAFMLDQCHNIEAKIPAIIRSVMNVQEATAKALLVDRTALRAAQQAGNVLEANAVLMDAYNTDVRPLLGELRADAGLDPDPVAAYHRSGYQEKIVAERAGGTQAGWGA; this is translated from the coding sequence GTGATCGCCGTGGATGTCAAAGCGGCCCTGCGGGCCCAGCGCATCGAGACGCCGTCGTGGGCGTACGCGAACTCGGGCACCCGGTTCAAGGTGTTCCCGCAACCCGGCGTCCCGCGCACGGCGGAGGAGAAGATCGCCGACGCCGCGACGGTGCACCGGTTCACCGGGGTCGCGCCGAGCGTGGCGCTGCACATCCCGTGGGACCGCGTCGACGACTTCGGTGCCCTGACCGCGTACGCGCGGGACCTCGGCATCGAGATCGGCGCGATCAACACGAACGTGTTCCAGGACGAGGACTACAAGCTCGGCTCGGTGACCAACCCGGACGCCGGGATCCGCCGCAAGGCGACCGACCACCTCCTGGAAGCCATCTCCATCATGGACGCGACCGGGTCGCGGGACCTGAAGCTGTGGTTCTCCGACGGCATCAACTACCCCGGCCAGGACGACATCCGCGACCGGCAGGACCGGCTCGCGGCGGCGCTTCGCGAAACGTACGAGCGGCTCGGGGAAAACCAGCGGATGCTGCTGGAGTACAAGCTCTTCGAGCCCGCGTTCTACGCCACCGACGTCCCGGACTGGGGCACGTCGTACGCCCACTGCGTCGAGCTGGGGGAGAAGGCGACGGTGTGCATCGACACCGGCCACCACGCCCCGGGCACGAACATCGAGTTCATCGTGGCGTTCCTGCTGCGGGCCGGGAAGCTGGGCGCGTTCGACTTCAACTCGCGCTTCTACGCCGACGACGACCTGATGGTGGGCGCGGCGGACCCGTTCCAGCTGTTCCGGATCATGTACGAGATCGTCCGCGGTGAGGCCCTCGACCCGTCGTACGGGATCGCGTTCATGCTCGACCAGTGCCACAACATCGAGGCCAAGATCCCGGCGATCATCCGGTCGGTGATGAACGTCCAGGAGGCGACGGCCAAGGCTCTGCTGGTCGACCGCACCGCATTGCGCGCGGCCCAGCAGGCGGGCAACGTCCTGGAGGCCAACGCCGTGCTGATGGACGCCTACAACACCGACGTCCGGCCGCTGCTGGGCGAGCTGCGCGCGGACGCCGGGCTCGACCCGGACCCGGTCGCGGCCTACCACCGCAGCGGGTACCAGGAGAAGATCGTGGCCGAGCGCGCCGGCGGCACGCAGGCCGGGTGGGGAGCATGA
- a CDS encoding bifunctional aldolase/short-chain dehydrogenase: protein MTVPEELVARSNALGADPRNTNYAGGNTSAKGSVTDPVTGTPVDLLWVKGSGGDLGTLTEAGLAVLRLDRLRSLVDVYPGVEREDEMVAAFDYCLHGRGGAAPSIDTAMHGLVEAAHVDHLHPDSGIALATAADGPALTKECFGDRVAWVDWRRPGFQLGLDIAAVKAANPQAIGVILGGHGITAWGSTSEECERNSLEIIRTAEEFLASRGAPEPFGPVVPGFGALPEAERHARAAALAPVIRGLASTDQRVLGHYTDSDVVLEFLSREKLGALAALGTSCPDHFLRTKVRPLVVDLPATAPLEDVVARLKELHASYRDEYRAYYERHAVADSPAMRGADPAIVLVPGVGMFSFGRDKQTARVAGEFYVNAINVMRGAEAVSSYAPIPESEKFRIEYWALEEAKLQRMPKPKPLAGRIALVTGAGSGIGKAIAVRLAAEGACVAIADLNTSAAAEVAAEIGGIAVTADVTDAGAVQAAVDATVLAFGGLDLVVNNAGLSISKPLLETTERDWDLQHDVMAKGSFLVARAGAKAMIDQGIGGDIVYISSKNAVFAGPNNVAYGAAKADQAHQVRLLAAELGGHGIRVNGVNPDGVVQGSGIFAGGWGAQRAAVYGVPEEKLGEFYAQRTILKREVLPEHVAAAVFALTGGDLTHTTGLHVPVDAGVAAAFLR from the coding sequence ATGACCGTCCCGGAAGAACTCGTCGCGCGCAGCAACGCGCTCGGCGCCGACCCCCGGAACACCAACTACGCCGGCGGCAACACCTCCGCCAAGGGTTCGGTCACCGACCCGGTCACCGGCACGCCGGTGGACCTGCTGTGGGTCAAGGGTTCCGGCGGCGACCTCGGCACGCTGACCGAGGCCGGTCTCGCGGTGCTGCGGCTGGACCGGCTGCGGTCCCTGGTGGACGTCTACCCGGGGGTCGAGCGCGAGGACGAGATGGTCGCCGCGTTCGACTACTGCCTGCACGGCCGGGGCGGCGCGGCGCCGTCGATCGACACGGCGATGCACGGTCTCGTGGAGGCCGCGCACGTCGACCACCTGCACCCGGACTCGGGCATCGCGCTGGCCACGGCGGCCGACGGCCCGGCGCTGACGAAGGAGTGCTTCGGCGACCGCGTGGCGTGGGTGGACTGGCGCCGGCCGGGGTTCCAGCTGGGCCTCGACATCGCCGCGGTGAAGGCCGCCAACCCGCAGGCCATCGGTGTCATCCTCGGCGGGCACGGCATCACCGCGTGGGGCTCGACCTCGGAGGAGTGCGAGCGCAACTCCCTGGAGATCATCCGCACCGCCGAGGAGTTCCTGGCTTCCCGGGGTGCTCCGGAGCCGTTCGGACCGGTCGTTCCGGGGTTCGGGGCGCTGCCGGAAGCCGAGCGGCACGCACGCGCCGCGGCGCTGGCCCCGGTGATCCGCGGGCTGGCTTCGACCGACCAGCGCGTCCTCGGCCACTACACCGACAGCGACGTCGTGCTGGAGTTCCTTTCGCGCGAAAAGCTCGGTGCCTTGGCGGCCCTCGGTACGTCGTGCCCGGACCACTTCCTGCGCACCAAGGTCCGGCCCCTGGTGGTGGACCTTCCCGCGACCGCGCCGCTCGAGGACGTCGTCGCGCGGCTGAAGGAACTGCACGCTTCCTACCGCGACGAATACCGCGCCTACTACGAGCGGCACGCGGTGGCCGATTCGCCGGCGATGCGCGGCGCGGACCCGGCGATCGTGCTCGTCCCCGGCGTGGGGATGTTCTCCTTCGGCCGCGACAAGCAGACCGCGCGGGTGGCGGGGGAGTTCTACGTCAACGCCATCAACGTGATGCGCGGCGCGGAGGCCGTTTCGTCGTACGCGCCGATCCCGGAGAGCGAGAAGTTCCGGATCGAGTACTGGGCGCTGGAAGAGGCGAAGCTGCAGCGGATGCCGAAGCCGAAGCCCCTGGCCGGGCGGATCGCACTGGTGACCGGGGCCGGGTCGGGCATCGGCAAGGCCATCGCCGTCCGGCTCGCGGCCGAGGGCGCCTGCGTGGCGATCGCGGACCTGAACACCTCCGCAGCGGCCGAGGTGGCCGCGGAGATCGGCGGCATCGCGGTCACCGCCGACGTCACCGACGCCGGCGCGGTCCAGGCCGCGGTGGACGCGACCGTGCTCGCCTTCGGCGGCCTCGACCTGGTGGTCAACAACGCCGGGCTGTCCATCTCGAAGCCGTTGCTGGAGACCACCGAACGCGATTGGGACCTCCAGCACGACGTGATGGCGAAGGGGTCCTTCCTGGTCGCGCGGGCGGGCGCGAAGGCGATGATCGACCAGGGCATCGGCGGGGACATCGTCTACATCTCGTCGAAGAACGCGGTGTTCGCGGGCCCGAACAACGTTGCCTACGGGGCCGCGAAGGCCGACCAGGCGCACCAGGTGCGGCTGCTGGCCGCCGAGCTCGGCGGGCACGGGATCCGCGTCAACGGCGTGAACCCCGACGGCGTCGTCCAGGGCTCGGGCATCTTCGCCGGGGGCTGGGGCGCCCAGCGCGCCGCCGTCTACGGCGTCCCGGAGGAGAAGCTGGGCGAGTTCTACGCCCAGCGCACGATCCTCAAGCGCGAGGTGCTGCCCGAGCACGTCGCGGCCGCGGTGTTCGCCCTGACCGGCGGCGACCTCACCCACACCACCGGGCTGCACGTGCCGGTGGACGCCGGGGTGGCCGCCGCGTTCCTCCGGTAG
- a CDS encoding arabinose isomerase has translation MTLDRITPRRTRVGLVSGGLGAYWPQFPSLLPQLEASARRVSSRLSELDCEVVDAGFVSDAAEGAAAAEKLRVAGCDLIIGFLTTYLTSSMLAPVAQRSGAPVLLLNLQPTESMDHESFDTGAWLAYCGACPLPEMANAFRRLGVEFRSVSGYLEDPRAWTRIERWIKAAGVRAALRHGRHGLLGHLYPGMMDVATDPTLVSAQLGGHVEILEVDDLRVRVEKVSDDETASRVELAREVFTVDDSVVAEDFAWGARVSVALDRLVEDFSLDSLAYYHRGLDGETHERVGAGFILGASLLTARGIPAVGEYELRTSLAMLIMDRLGAGGSFTELQALNFHDGVVEMGHDGPAHLGISARKPLLRGLGVYHGKRGWGVSVEFDVKPGPVTLCGLGQRRDGTFSLIASEGTVVRGPLLRIGNTTSRVDFGCDPGEWTDAWSASGIAHHWALGTGHRAAELTAVADLLGLELTVVRP, from the coding sequence ATGACACTCGACCGCATCACCCCGCGCCGCACCCGCGTCGGCCTCGTCTCCGGCGGGCTCGGGGCGTACTGGCCGCAGTTCCCTTCGCTGCTGCCGCAACTGGAGGCGTCGGCGCGCCGCGTCTCTTCGCGACTGTCCGAACTGGACTGCGAGGTCGTCGACGCCGGGTTCGTCTCGGACGCGGCCGAAGGCGCGGCCGCGGCGGAGAAGCTGCGCGTCGCCGGGTGCGACCTGATCATCGGGTTCCTCACCACGTACCTGACGTCCAGCATGCTGGCACCGGTCGCGCAGCGCTCGGGCGCGCCGGTGCTGCTGCTCAACCTGCAGCCGACCGAGTCGATGGACCACGAGTCCTTCGACACCGGCGCCTGGCTTGCTTACTGCGGTGCCTGCCCGCTGCCGGAGATGGCCAACGCGTTCCGCCGGCTGGGCGTCGAGTTCCGGTCGGTGTCCGGGTACCTGGAAGACCCCCGGGCGTGGACCCGGATCGAACGCTGGATCAAGGCGGCCGGAGTGCGCGCGGCGCTGCGCCACGGCCGCCACGGCCTGCTCGGGCACCTCTACCCGGGCATGATGGACGTCGCCACCGATCCGACCCTGGTCTCGGCCCAGCTCGGCGGGCACGTCGAGATCCTGGAGGTCGACGACCTGCGGGTGCGGGTGGAGAAGGTGTCCGACGACGAGACGGCGTCGCGGGTCGAGCTGGCCCGCGAAGTGTTCACCGTGGACGATTCCGTCGTGGCCGAAGACTTCGCTTGGGGCGCCCGGGTTTCCGTGGCGCTCGACCGGCTCGTCGAGGACTTCTCGCTGGATTCGCTGGCCTACTACCACCGCGGTCTCGACGGCGAAACGCACGAGCGCGTCGGCGCCGGCTTCATCCTCGGCGCGTCCCTGCTCACCGCGCGCGGCATCCCCGCGGTCGGCGAGTACGAGCTGCGCACGTCGCTGGCCATGCTGATCATGGACCGGCTCGGCGCCGGCGGTTCGTTCACCGAGCTGCAGGCGCTGAACTTCCACGACGGCGTCGTCGAGATGGGCCACGACGGCCCGGCGCACCTCGGGATCAGCGCCCGCAAGCCGCTGCTGCGCGGCCTCGGCGTCTACCACGGCAAGCGGGGCTGGGGCGTGTCGGTGGAGTTCGACGTCAAGCCCGGCCCGGTCACCCTGTGCGGGCTCGGCCAGCGGCGCGACGGGACGTTCTCGCTGATCGCGTCCGAAGGCACGGTCGTACGCGGACCACTGCTGCGCATCGGCAACACGACCTCCCGCGTCGACTTCGGCTGTGACCCGGGCGAGTGGACCGACGCCTGGTCGGCCAGCGGCATCGCGCACCACTGGGCCCTGGGCACCGGCCACCGCGCCGCCGAGCTGACGGCCGTCGCGGACCTGCTCGGCCTGGAGCTGACCGTGGTGCGCCCGTGA